The Rhizobium leguminosarum genome includes a region encoding these proteins:
- a CDS encoding type II toxin-antitoxin system VapC family toxin, translating to MTAWMLDTNMVSHVIKGDRPEIIERLAALPIEEIVISSITEGELFYGLAKRGYPKALSERIRQFLLRVDVLPWDHDVTRTYGDLRAACDAKGVTLAPLDMMIAAHAVATAATLVTRDKAFARVSEPLKVDDWANEGS from the coding sequence ATGACGGCCTGGATGCTCGATACCAACATGGTGAGCCATGTCATCAAGGGCGATCGGCCGGAGATCATCGAAAGGTTGGCCGCGCTTCCGATCGAGGAGATCGTCATCTCATCGATCACCGAAGGGGAGTTGTTCTACGGTCTTGCCAAGCGAGGCTATCCGAAGGCGCTGTCGGAACGGATCCGCCAATTCCTGCTCCGGGTCGACGTTCTCCCTTGGGATCACGATGTCACGCGAACTTATGGCGACCTGCGCGCTGCCTGTGACGCCAAAGGGGTGACTCTGGCGCCCCTCGATATGATGATTGCCGCTCATGCCGTTGCAACTGCCGCAACCCTCGTCACGCGCGACAAGGCTTTTGCTCGCGTTTCGGAGCCTTTGAAGGTCGATGATTGGGCGAATGAAGGAAGCTGA
- a CDS encoding efflux RND transporter permease subunit yields MNVTEIHQDRASGKQSFTALFVRRPILALVFNTLMVVAGLAAYVGVEVRELPDVDRPVVTVRTTFDGASPQTIDQELTKVIEGAVARVSGLKSISSTSSFGQSRVTLEFSDAIDLSVAANDVRDAIGRITQNLPDEADAPQIVKADSDSSAIMRLAVTSTNLNMDDLTQLVENEVIDRLASVDGVADVEEYGDQEKVFRVDVDQGALASRGLTIGDLTKALDNAALDVPAGSLKSNTQDIVVRATANLQTPADFSNVILQDRVRLGDVATVMLGPRDGETALRSNGKPGIGLGIIRQAQSNTLNISTGIKAAVDQLSKTLPEGTTIAITSDDAVFIQGAIHEVVLALVLAAVIVTAVIYLFLRDWRATLIPAVSMPVALIGTLAAIYMVGFSINILTLLAIVLATGLVVDDAIVVLENIVRRRSEGMGPRAAAVLGTREVFFAVIATTATLAAVFIPLSFLPGQVGGLFREFGFVLAFSVGLSSIVALTLCPMLASRMLTKPMLEDHGALGRFGGALADLYKWALHGCLNAPFVVILFSVIFAGAALVAFSTVKSELTPEEDRSLVMMRLTTPQGSSLEYTRDKMQLVEEYLQPLVDSGDIRNIFSISGQGGSLNSGFMVLTLAPWGERDRTQTEIVGDINQAASRVPALRGNAISSNSLRIRGAGSGLQMALIGNDHEALTAAAAKLVQSLEATGQYDTPRLTNEPSQAQVSVAIDRERASDLGIDITGLSTAIQSLLEGRSVVDVFVDGESYPVLLTSTTRPIDDPTDLENVFLKTGDGKIVPMSVIATMKEGSVAPQLNREQQLASVAITAGLRNGMSLGDAVSQVTALAEPLLPPGSRLLPLAEAATLEENSSGMALTFGFAIVIIFLVLAAQFESVLSSLIIMSTVPLGLACAVFALVITGSSLNIYSQIGLVLLVGVMAKNGILIVEFANQLRDRGEDVRSSIEKACALRLRPVMMTMIATILGGVPLVFAHGAGAEARIALGWVIVGGLGFATLVTLFITPVAYLLLARFAKPHAHEEARLHEEMSVATRPRAAPDDEQLQAAE; encoded by the coding sequence ATGAACGTGACCGAGATTCATCAGGACAGGGCGTCGGGCAAGCAGAGCTTCACTGCACTTTTCGTTCGCCGGCCGATCCTGGCGCTGGTCTTCAACACGCTGATGGTCGTTGCCGGCCTTGCCGCCTATGTCGGCGTTGAGGTGCGCGAACTGCCCGATGTCGACCGTCCCGTCGTCACCGTGCGCACCACCTTCGACGGTGCATCGCCGCAGACGATTGACCAGGAACTAACCAAGGTGATCGAGGGGGCGGTCGCGCGCGTCAGCGGCCTGAAATCGATTTCGTCGACCTCGTCCTTCGGTCAGAGTCGGGTGACGCTGGAATTCTCGGATGCGATCGATCTCTCGGTCGCCGCCAACGACGTGCGCGACGCGATTGGCCGCATCACCCAGAACCTGCCCGACGAAGCGGATGCGCCGCAGATCGTCAAGGCGGATTCGGATTCCTCGGCGATCATGCGCCTTGCCGTCACCTCCACCAATCTCAACATGGACGATCTGACCCAGCTCGTCGAAAACGAGGTGATCGATCGCCTCGCATCCGTCGACGGGGTTGCCGACGTCGAGGAATATGGCGACCAGGAGAAGGTCTTCCGCGTCGATGTCGACCAGGGGGCTCTTGCCAGCCGCGGGCTGACCATCGGTGACCTGACGAAGGCACTCGACAATGCCGCACTCGACGTGCCGGCCGGCTCGCTGAAGAGCAATACGCAGGACATCGTGGTGCGCGCCACCGCCAACCTGCAGACCCCGGCGGATTTTTCCAACGTCATCTTGCAGGACCGCGTCAGGCTCGGCGACGTCGCGACCGTGATGCTTGGACCACGCGACGGCGAAACGGCGCTGCGCTCCAACGGCAAGCCGGGCATCGGTCTCGGCATCATCCGCCAGGCGCAATCGAATACGCTGAACATATCGACCGGCATCAAGGCCGCCGTCGACCAGCTGTCGAAGACGCTGCCCGAGGGCACGACGATCGCCATCACCAGCGACGACGCCGTCTTCATCCAGGGTGCGATCCACGAGGTGGTGCTGGCGCTGGTGCTCGCCGCCGTCATCGTCACCGCCGTCATCTACCTCTTCCTGCGCGACTGGCGGGCGACACTGATCCCGGCGGTCAGCATGCCGGTGGCGCTGATCGGCACGCTGGCGGCGATCTACATGGTCGGCTTCTCGATCAACATCCTGACGCTCCTCGCGATCGTGCTGGCGACCGGCCTCGTCGTCGACGATGCGATCGTGGTGCTCGAAAATATCGTACGCCGGCGCTCCGAAGGCATGGGGCCGCGCGCTGCCGCCGTGCTCGGAACGCGCGAGGTGTTCTTCGCCGTCATCGCCACGACGGCGACGCTGGCGGCGGTGTTCATTCCGCTCTCATTCTTGCCGGGACAGGTCGGTGGCCTCTTCCGCGAATTCGGCTTCGTGCTCGCCTTCTCGGTCGGGCTGTCGTCGATCGTGGCGCTGACGCTGTGTCCGATGCTCGCCTCGCGCATGCTGACCAAGCCGATGCTCGAAGATCACGGCGCGCTCGGCCGCTTCGGCGGGGCGCTCGCCGATCTCTACAAATGGGCGCTGCACGGCTGCCTCAATGCGCCCTTCGTCGTCATCCTGTTCTCGGTGATCTTTGCCGGCGCGGCGCTCGTCGCTTTCTCGACGGTGAAGAGCGAGCTGACGCCCGAAGAGGACCGGTCTCTGGTGATGATGCGGCTGACGACGCCGCAGGGATCGAGCCTCGAATATACCCGCGACAAGATGCAACTCGTCGAGGAATATCTGCAGCCGCTGGTCGACAGCGGCGACATCCGCAATATCTTCTCGATCTCCGGCCAGGGCGGTTCGCTGAACAGCGGCTTCATGGTGCTGACGCTCGCCCCCTGGGGAGAGCGTGACAGGACGCAGACGGAGATCGTCGGCGATATCAACCAGGCAGCCTCCAGGGTGCCGGCCCTGCGCGGCAATGCTATTTCCTCGAACAGCCTTCGCATCCGCGGCGCCGGCAGTGGTCTGCAGATGGCGCTGATCGGCAATGATCACGAGGCGCTGACGGCGGCGGCCGCCAAGCTGGTTCAGTCGCTCGAGGCCACCGGCCAGTATGATACGCCGCGCCTGACCAACGAGCCCAGCCAGGCGCAGGTATCGGTGGCGATCGATCGCGAGCGCGCCTCGGATCTCGGCATCGACATAACCGGGCTTTCGACGGCAATCCAATCGCTGCTCGAAGGGCGCTCGGTGGTCGACGTCTTCGTCGACGGCGAATCCTATCCCGTGCTTCTGACCTCGACGACGCGGCCGATCGACGATCCGACCGACCTCGAGAACGTGTTCCTGAAAACCGGCGACGGCAAGATCGTGCCGATGTCGGTCATCGCCACGATGAAGGAAGGTTCGGTCGCGCCGCAGCTCAACCGTGAGCAGCAGCTCGCCTCCGTCGCGATCACCGCCGGTCTCAGGAACGGCATGTCGCTCGGCGATGCCGTCAGCCAAGTGACTGCGCTCGCAGAGCCGCTGCTGCCGCCAGGCTCCCGCCTGCTGCCACTGGCCGAGGCGGCGACGCTCGAAGAGAATTCGAGCGGCATGGCGCTGACCTTCGGCTTCGCCATCGTCATCATCTTCCTGGTGCTGGCCGCGCAGTTCGAAAGCGTACTGTCCTCGCTGATCATCATGTCGACGGTGCCGCTTGGTCTTGCCTGCGCCGTCTTCGCACTTGTTATCACCGGCTCCAGCCTCAACATCTACAGCCAGATCGGCCTGGTGCTGCTCGTCGGCGTCATGGCGAAGAACGGTATCCTGATCGTCGAATTCGCCAATCAGCTGCGTGACCGGGGCGAGGATGTGCGGTCCTCTATCGAGAAGGCCTGCGCGCTGCGCCTTCGTCCCGTGATGATGACGATGATCGCCACCATCCTCGGCGGCGTGCCGCTGGTCTTTGCCCATGGGGCTGGCGCCGAAGCACGTATTGCGCTCGGCTGGGTGA
- a CDS encoding SpoVR family protein gives MTMTMRPPERLLFEGADWDFSTLQRIHDACEEIALGELGLDVYPNQIEVITSEQMLDAYSSTGMPLFYRHWSFGKHFAHHETFYRRGMRDLAYEIVINSSPCISYLMEENTATMQTLVTAHAAFGHNHFFKNNYLFKLWTDAEGILDYLDFAKGYITRCEERYGEAVVERTLDAAHALMSHGVHRYAGKTTIDLRQEEKRQQERRAHEEQIFNDLWRTVPVGKARKAGDSGLEKRRAALGLPQDNILYFLEKSAPRLQPWQREILRIVRHVAQYFHPQRQTKVMNEGTATFVHYQIMNRLHERGQISDGNFLEFLKSHANVVFQPSYDDRRFSGFNPYALGFAMMQDIERIVTTPTEEDRAWFPDIAGRGDAMAVLRDIWANYRDESFISQFLSPNLIRQLRLFHLYDDPEQTEGVLVSAIHNERGYLRIRRQLSREYDIGWTDPAIDIVDVDLAGDRRLLLQHIVMNGCYLQEADMKLVLQHLADLWGYDVLLQEIDDSNIVAREHTASPRKIIQ, from the coding sequence ATGACCATGACGATGAGGCCACCAGAGCGGCTGTTGTTCGAGGGGGCCGACTGGGACTTTTCAACGCTCCAGCGCATTCACGACGCCTGCGAGGAGATCGCGCTCGGGGAACTCGGCCTCGACGTCTATCCGAACCAGATCGAAGTCATCACCTCGGAACAGATGCTCGATGCCTATTCCTCGACCGGCATGCCGCTCTTCTACCGCCATTGGTCCTTCGGCAAACACTTCGCGCATCACGAAACCTTCTACCGTCGCGGGATGCGCGACCTCGCCTATGAGATCGTCATCAACAGCTCTCCCTGCATTTCCTACCTGATGGAGGAAAACACGGCGACGATGCAGACGCTCGTCACCGCGCATGCGGCCTTCGGCCACAACCACTTCTTCAAGAACAACTATCTCTTCAAGCTCTGGACCGATGCGGAGGGCATCCTCGATTACCTCGATTTCGCCAAGGGTTATATCACCCGCTGCGAGGAACGTTACGGCGAGGCGGTCGTCGAGCGCACGCTCGACGCAGCCCATGCGCTGATGTCGCACGGGGTGCATCGATACGCGGGCAAGACCACGATTGACCTTCGCCAGGAGGAGAAGCGGCAGCAGGAGCGCCGCGCCCACGAGGAGCAGATATTTAACGACCTGTGGCGCACGGTTCCCGTCGGCAAGGCGCGGAAGGCGGGCGACAGCGGCCTGGAAAAGCGCCGCGCCGCCCTCGGGCTCCCTCAGGACAACATCCTATACTTTCTGGAAAAGTCGGCGCCACGGCTGCAGCCGTGGCAGCGCGAGATCCTTCGCATTGTCCGCCATGTCGCGCAATATTTTCATCCCCAGCGGCAGACCAAGGTGATGAACGAGGGAACCGCCACCTTCGTCCACTATCAGATCATGAACCGGCTTCACGAGCGGGGGCAGATCAGTGACGGAAACTTCCTCGAATTCCTGAAGTCGCACGCCAACGTCGTGTTCCAGCCGAGCTATGACGACCGGCGGTTCTCGGGCTTCAATCCCTATGCGCTTGGCTTTGCGATGATGCAGGACATCGAGAGGATCGTTACGACGCCGACGGAAGAGGACCGCGCATGGTTTCCCGATATCGCCGGACGAGGCGATGCGATGGCGGTCCTGCGCGACATCTGGGCCAATTACCGGGACGAGAGCTTCATCAGCCAGTTCCTCAGCCCGAACCTGATCCGGCAGTTGCGGCTGTTCCATCTCTACGACGATCCGGAGCAGACCGAGGGGGTACTGGTTTCGGCGATCCACAACGAGCGCGGATATTTGCGCATCCGCCGCCAGCTCTCCCGCGAATACGACATCGGCTGGACCGATCCGGCGATCGATATCGTCGACGTCGACCTCGCCGGCGACCGCCGCCTGCTTCTGCAGCACATCGTCATGAATGGCTGCTATCTCCAGGAAGCCGACATGAAACTCGTCCTGCAGCATCTTGCCGATCTCTGGGGCTACGACGTCCTGCTTCAGGAAATCGATGATTCCAACATCGTGGCGAGAGAACACACGGCGAGCCCGCGCAAGATCATTCAGTGA
- a CDS encoding VOC family protein yields MPKVVSNLWFAEEAREAVEFYVSVIPDSRIGRTTILPAETPSGPPGSVELIEFTLADQAFLAMKAGPLDSFNHSFSIAILVESQAEIDRIWEAFLANGGTPEACGWLKDRWGLSWQIVPRVLSEMIADSDRERARRVTEVMLGMVKIDVAALQDAFNG; encoded by the coding sequence ATGCCGAAGGTCGTTTCAAATCTCTGGTTCGCCGAGGAGGCGCGCGAAGCCGTCGAATTCTACGTGTCTGTTATCCCGGATTCCAGAATCGGCCGCACCACCATATTGCCGGCGGAAACGCCGAGCGGACCTCCCGGCAGCGTCGAGCTGATCGAATTCACGCTTGCCGACCAGGCCTTCCTGGCCATGAAGGCCGGCCCGCTCGATAGTTTCAACCATTCCTTCTCGATTGCGATTCTCGTGGAAAGCCAAGCCGAGATCGATCGGATATGGGAGGCATTCCTCGCCAATGGCGGCACGCCGGAGGCGTGCGGCTGGCTGAAGGACCGCTGGGGCCTTTCCTGGCAGATCGTGCCGCGCGTGCTTTCCGAGATGATCGCCGACAGCGATCGCGAGCGGGCCAGGCGCGTAACCGAAGTGATGCTCGGCATGGTCAAAATCGATGTCGCTGCGCTCCAGGATGCGTTCAACGGCTGA
- a CDS encoding YeaH/YhbH family protein, with protein MHIVDRRLNPRGKSLENRQRFLRRMKGAVQQAVKRSLQNRNIRDVLDGGEISLPIDGMAEPNLRRGDGGIRDHILPGNRAFVEGDILPRPPGGKGGKPKDAGEGDGEDGFRFVLTREEFLDVFLDDLELPDLAKRRLAETEEETPFRAGYSVSGSPSNIAVGRTTRLAMMRRVALHRPRREEIEALQRQIEECEDDESRLALEAKLKSLTEKSRRIPYIDPLDVRYRRFENEPKPVAKAVMFCLMDVSGSMSEHMKDLAKRFYLLLYLFLSKRYKKVEIVFIRHTDKAEEVDEETFFYGPATGGTLVSSALAAMRAIIAARFDPAEWNIYGAQASDGDNAHSDGNLSGQLLREILPLCQYFAYIEVGEEGGDSSVSRSPLWMLYDGIRSELQPLSMRKVCRRNEIFPVFHDLFQKRDAQSKVTP; from the coding sequence ATGCACATTGTCGACCGGCGGCTAAATCCGCGCGGTAAAAGTCTGGAAAATCGGCAGCGGTTCCTTCGACGCATGAAGGGCGCCGTGCAGCAGGCGGTAAAACGTTCTCTGCAAAACCGCAACATTCGCGATGTGCTCGACGGCGGAGAAATCAGCCTGCCGATCGACGGAATGGCCGAACCGAACTTGAGAAGGGGCGACGGCGGCATTCGCGATCATATCCTGCCTGGAAACAGGGCCTTCGTCGAAGGCGATATTCTTCCGCGCCCGCCCGGCGGCAAGGGCGGGAAGCCAAAAGATGCGGGTGAGGGTGACGGCGAAGACGGCTTCCGTTTTGTGCTGACGCGCGAGGAATTCCTCGATGTGTTCCTGGACGATCTGGAACTGCCCGACCTTGCCAAGCGGCGTCTGGCCGAAACCGAGGAGGAAACTCCGTTCCGTGCCGGTTATTCCGTGTCGGGATCGCCGTCCAACATCGCCGTCGGTCGCACGACCAGGCTCGCGATGATGCGCCGTGTCGCGCTTCACCGTCCGCGCCGCGAAGAAATCGAAGCCCTGCAGCGGCAGATCGAGGAATGCGAGGACGACGAGAGCCGGCTGGCGCTTGAGGCAAAACTCAAATCCTTGACGGAAAAAAGCCGGCGGATTCCCTACATCGATCCGCTCGACGTGCGGTATCGCCGCTTCGAAAACGAACCGAAGCCTGTGGCGAAGGCGGTGATGTTCTGCTTGATGGACGTCTCCGGTTCCATGTCGGAACACATGAAGGATCTGGCGAAGCGGTTCTATCTGCTGCTCTACCTTTTCCTGTCGAAGCGCTACAAGAAAGTGGAGATCGTCTTCATCCGCCATACCGACAAGGCCGAGGAAGTCGACGAGGAAACCTTTTTCTATGGCCCGGCAACGGGCGGCACGCTGGTTTCCAGTGCGCTAGCGGCAATGCGGGCGATCATCGCGGCGCGTTTCGATCCGGCGGAATGGAATATCTATGGCGCCCAGGCTTCGGACGGCGACAACGCCCATTCGGACGGGAACCTGAGCGGACAGCTGCTGCGCGAGATTTTGCCGCTGTGCCAGTATTTCGCGTATATCGAAGTCGGCGAAGAAGGCGGTGACTCCTCGGTATCCCGCTCGCCGCTTTGGATGCTCTATGACGGGATCCGTTCTGAACTGCAGCCGCTTTCGATGCGCAAGGTCTGCCGGCGAAACGAAATATTCCCTGTTTTCCACGATCTCTTCCAGAAACGTGACGCACAGTCGAAGGTGACGCCATGA
- a CDS encoding PrkA family serine protein kinase, with protein MLSESVFDAFTRSYDARRETDMSISEYLDLCKKEPLAYANATERLLAAIGEPQMVDTARDTRLGRIFMNRTIRIYPAFAGFHGMEETIERIVSFFRHAAQGLEERKQILYLLGPVGGGKSSLAERLKLLMEVHPIYVLKAGDEISPVFESPLNLFDPDTMGSLLQEQYGIPLRRLSGLMSPWCLKRLDDFGGDISRFRVVRVQPSRLRQIAIAKTEPGDENNQDISSLVGKVDIRKLETYSQNDPDAYSYSGGLNRANQGVLEFVEMFKAPIKMLHPLLTATQEGNYIGSENIGAIPFSGIVLAHSNEAEWQTFKANKNNEAFIDRICVIKVPYCLRVTEEQKIYEKLIEGSELADAPCAPATLEMLARFSVLSRLRKHENSTYFSKMRTYDGESLKETDPRARSVQEYRDAAGIDEGMDGISTRFAFKVLASTFNHDTTDIGADPVHLMYVLEQSIRREQFSDDVEKRYLEFIKADLAPRYAEFIGNEIQKAYLESYADYGQNLFDRYVDYADAWIEDVDFKDPDTGQLLDRELLNQELTKIEKPAGIANPKDFRNEIVKFCLRSRAANGGKNPSWTSYEKIREVIEKRMFSQVEDLLPVISFGSKKDSETEKKHSEFVSRMAARGYTERQVRRLVEWYMRVKQAS; from the coding sequence ATGCTGAGCGAATCCGTATTTGATGCGTTCACCCGCAGTTATGATGCGCGTCGCGAGACCGATATGTCGATCTCGGAGTATCTCGATCTTTGCAAAAAGGAACCGCTTGCCTATGCCAATGCGACCGAGCGCCTGCTCGCCGCGATAGGCGAGCCGCAAATGGTCGACACCGCCAGGGACACGCGCCTCGGCCGGATCTTCATGAACCGGACCATCCGGATCTATCCGGCTTTTGCCGGCTTCCACGGCATGGAAGAGACAATCGAACGCATCGTTTCCTTCTTCCGGCACGCGGCGCAGGGGCTCGAGGAGCGCAAGCAGATCCTCTATCTGCTCGGCCCGGTCGGCGGCGGCAAGTCATCGCTGGCGGAGCGGCTGAAGCTGCTGATGGAGGTTCATCCGATCTACGTGCTGAAGGCCGGTGACGAGATCAGCCCCGTTTTCGAAAGTCCGCTCAACCTCTTCGACCCGGACACGATGGGATCGCTCCTGCAGGAGCAATACGGCATTCCCCTGCGGCGCCTGAGCGGGCTGATGAGCCCGTGGTGCCTGAAGCGGCTCGATGATTTCGGAGGCGATATTTCCCGCTTCCGCGTCGTCAGAGTACAGCCTTCGCGGTTGCGCCAAATCGCCATCGCCAAGACCGAGCCTGGAGACGAGAACAATCAGGATATCTCGTCGTTGGTCGGCAAGGTCGATATCCGAAAGCTGGAGACCTACTCCCAGAACGATCCCGATGCCTATAGCTATTCGGGCGGCCTCAACCGCGCCAATCAGGGCGTGCTCGAGTTCGTCGAGATGTTCAAGGCGCCGATCAAGATGCTGCATCCGCTGCTGACGGCGACGCAGGAGGGGAACTATATCGGCTCCGAGAATATCGGCGCCATACCCTTCTCCGGCATCGTCCTTGCGCATTCGAACGAGGCGGAATGGCAGACCTTCAAGGCCAACAAGAACAACGAGGCCTTCATCGACCGTATTTGCGTGATCAAGGTGCCCTATTGCCTGCGCGTGACGGAAGAGCAGAAGATCTACGAAAAGCTGATCGAGGGATCGGAACTCGCCGATGCGCCATGCGCTCCGGCAACGCTCGAGATGCTGGCCCGCTTCTCCGTGCTTTCACGCCTGCGCAAGCATGAGAATTCGACATATTTCTCGAAGATGCGCACCTATGACGGCGAAAGCCTGAAGGAGACGGATCCGCGTGCCCGCAGCGTTCAGGAATACCGGGATGCCGCCGGCATCGACGAAGGCATGGACGGAATATCGACCCGCTTCGCCTTCAAGGTGCTCGCCTCCACTTTCAATCACGACACCACGGATATCGGCGCCGATCCGGTTCATCTGATGTATGTGCTGGAGCAGTCGATCCGCCGCGAGCAGTTTTCCGACGATGTCGAGAAGCGATATTTGGAGTTCATCAAGGCCGATCTTGCGCCGCGTTACGCAGAGTTCATTGGAAATGAAATCCAGAAGGCCTATCTTGAATCCTATGCGGATTACGGACAGAATCTGTTCGACCGCTACGTGGACTATGCCGATGCCTGGATCGAAGACGTGGACTTCAAGGACCCCGATACCGGCCAGCTTCTCGACCGCGAGCTCCTTAACCAGGAACTGACGAAAATCGAAAAGCCGGCGGGGATCGCCAATCCGAAGGATTTCCGCAACGAAATCGTCAAGTTCTGCTTGAGATCGCGGGCAGCCAACGGCGGAAAGAATCCGTCATGGACGAGCTACGAAAAGATCCGGGAAGTCATCGAGAAGCGAATGTTCTCGCAGGTCGAGGATCTTTTGCCGGTTATTTCCTTCGGATCGAAGAAGGATTCGGAAACAGAAAAGAAGCACAGCGAGTTTGTCTCGCGCATGGCTGCGCGGGGCTACACGGAGAGGCAGGTTCGGCGCCTCGTCGAATGGTACATGCGCGTCAAACAGGCAAGTTAA
- a CDS encoding antitoxin gives MAKRTAKIFTTGRSQAVRLPAEFRFEESEVFVRRDPKSGDVILSRKPNSWDGLFELYGKDRVPEDFLGPDDRRQPSHDRDPFEGWKE, from the coding sequence ATGGCAAAGAGAACAGCCAAGATTTTTACGACCGGCCGCAGCCAGGCAGTGAGGCTCCCTGCGGAGTTCCGCTTCGAGGAGAGCGAGGTGTTCGTCCGTCGTGATCCGAAGTCCGGCGATGTCATTCTGTCACGCAAGCCGAATTCGTGGGATGGTCTCTTTGAGCTTTATGGCAAGGATCGGGTTCCGGAAGATTTCCTGGGGCCAGACGACCGCCGCCAGCCTTCGCATGATCGTGATCCATTCGAGGGCTGGAAGGAATGA
- a CDS encoding adenylate/guanylate cyclase domain-containing protein, which produces MSETRRKLTTIFCADVQDYTRLMGADEEGTLASLKRCRESMGRLIESHGGRVVNTWGDGLIADFPSVVEAVRAAVDTQNELAGFNARRPADGRMLFRIGINLGDVIVEGDDIYGDGVNIAARLQTSAAAGGIVISSTVYDQVRNKVAVGFEFLGPLMVKNVDEGVPSYAVKIGDTRDETPSAERSGSARPQPVMAAAKAETTPAPGGRRLYGVLGVIAAVLIGINLLSWQGVFWARFPVLALAVVAALAWNRDQTRFNRNITLLAILALGLAGINLFTWTGQFWAVWPILGIAAVMGVRWSMRR; this is translated from the coding sequence ATGAGTGAAACGCGGCGCAAGCTGACGACGATCTTCTGTGCTGACGTGCAGGACTATACGCGGCTGATGGGGGCCGACGAGGAGGGGACGCTTGCGAGCCTGAAGCGCTGCCGGGAGTCGATGGGGCGCCTGATCGAAAGCCATGGCGGCCGCGTCGTCAATACCTGGGGCGACGGGCTGATCGCCGATTTCCCGAGCGTGGTCGAGGCTGTGCGCGCGGCCGTCGACACCCAGAACGAACTCGCGGGTTTCAACGCCCGCCGCCCGGCCGACGGTCGCATGCTCTTCCGCATCGGCATCAATCTCGGCGACGTGATCGTCGAGGGCGACGACATCTATGGCGACGGCGTCAATATTGCGGCGCGGCTGCAGACGTCGGCTGCGGCCGGCGGCATCGTAATATCGAGCACCGTCTACGACCAGGTCCGCAACAAGGTGGCTGTCGGTTTCGAGTTTCTCGGACCGCTTATGGTGAAGAACGTCGATGAAGGCGTGCCGAGCTACGCGGTAAAGATCGGCGATACCAGGGACGAGACGCCCTCTGCAGAACGATCCGGCTCCGCGCGGCCGCAGCCGGTTATGGCGGCCGCTAAGGCCGAGACAACCCCAGCACCGGGCGGACGCAGGCTGTATGGCGTGCTCGGCGTCATCGCCGCCGTCCTGATCGGTATCAATCTCCTGTCGTGGCAGGGCGTTTTCTGGGCGCGCTTTCCGGTGCTTGCGCTGGCTGTCGTCGCGGCGCTCGCCTGGAACCGCGACCAGACCCGGTTCAATCGCAATATCACCTTGTTGGCGATCCTGGCGCTCGGCCTTGCCGGCATCAACCTATTCACCTGGACGGGGCAGTTCTGGGCGGTGTGGCCGATACTGGGGATCGCGGCCGTCATGGGCGTGCGATGGTCTATGCGCCGATAG